acacaaagtcaatattgagtttttttcttcGGTTGTGTATGGAacacaagtaatattctgtttcaAAAAGTTattcactagttttattttgaaagcgtaACCGGACGtgacatatttattgttgctaacttgaccactgAGACGTCCAAAAACGACACTAAAGGGGTGTTAaccttatatacagtctatggtgttaACCCAGGCCGTAATAAAGCTAAGAACCATAGGCGCATATAAATAGTTTTTCATTGGAATAACactttttatcaaatacaatCATTAAGCACATCATTGATGAGCTGGTAGTGATAGATGATTTGTCTCAGTTATCTGGGGCATCTTCCGGGTAGtcttagtagcatcctttgggctttgtcACTGGTAGATTTAGTAATTGTGGAGTCTGATGGCAGATGGCACAATGGAACCTCTGTGAGGTGTGGGGAGGCTCATTTGAGCCATCTGGTGTTAGATTTTTATCCACCAATGTAAATCTGATTGTAAATGTTCTCATCAACTCATTTGGTTTATGAATCCTCACCTAAGAGTTTCTAGtatacagtgtggactctccagtccagcatacagcagcttcactccagAATCAtgcaggttgttgttactcaggtccagctctctcagactagaggactgggagctgagaactgaggacagagcttcacagcttctctctgagaggttacagccaCTCAGTCTGAAAAGGAAATAATGAACAAGAAGACAAATAGAATTTGTGTTAAAACCATTGCTGTTTTACTCTAAACTTAGATATGTCAATTAATCATGACTGAATGAgtaataaaaatacatgcaaTGATAATAAGTCACATACTATTAAAAAGGTTACAGTCACTGAGTCTGGAGAGgaaataataaacaagaagacagacaacatttgtaataaaatattaaatcattgAATTTGGACTTTTGCTGATACAGTGTGTTTAGAAGGTCTTCTTGGCATGTATTAAAATGATTGCTCTATTACTCTAAACCTGTTGTAGATTTGACATTAATCATGACTGAATcagtaataaacaaacataatgaTAATAAGTTAAACGTAAATGAGGATTTTCAGCTCTGCCAGAGTTAATTTTCAAGCAGTACAAAATGAGAATCTGATTtataacaaattacatttgaaaatgtcaaagaTTTTCTACACTGTGAAATGAGAGAGGCTGTTTCAATTAATGGTGCTTgatatttagaatttttttgtttaagtaGAACTTGATCTGACTTCAGGGTTTCCAgtgtacagtgtggactctccagtccagcatacagcagcttcactcctgaatcatgcaggttgttgttactcaggtccagctctctcagactagaggactgggagctgaaaactgaggacagagcttcacagcttctctctgtgAGGTTACAGCCACTCAGTCTGAAAAGGAAATAATGAACAAGAAGGCAAACAACATTTGTGTTAAAACCATTACTCTTTTACTCTATACTTGTTGTAGATATGTCAATTAACTACATTatactattaaaaataaatgaggaTTTACATCTCAGTTAGAGTTCATATTTAATGCTGTACAATACGTGAATCTGAAttataacaaaatacatttgaaaatatcaaatattttcTGCACTGTGAAATGAGAGAGGCTGTTTAAATTAATGGTGCTTTATAtttagagaaataaataaaatatttaaacacaaactgtaactTGATCTGACCTCAGGGTTTCCAGTGAACAGTGTGGATTCTCCAGTCCACCATACAGTAGCAttactcctgaatcctgcaggttgttgttactcaggtccagctctctcagactagaggactgggagctgagaactgaggacagagcttcacagcttctctctgagaggttacagccaCTCATTCTGGAGGGgaaataataaacaagaagaaaaatattatttgttAAGTCTGGGATTATGGTGACACTGTATATAATCTCTTCTTTGCTGATtgactttaaaaatgttgtggCAATTATTCATGGCTGAATCAGGAATAAACAGACAACCgtaattaaaataacattatattgaagGGTAAATAAGGTTCTCAATTtctgtttatatatttgtgCTGAACAATATGTGAATGTCAAGTAGAACAAAACACAGGCCAAACATgatcacagcttctctctgtgAGGTTTCACAGACTCAGTCAGGAGAGACAACCAGAAGGAAACACGTAATTATGCATAGATTTTTTTCTCCAGTTCAAAGATAGCACAGTATTTATTGATGAATAAATCCCCCTTACAGAGCTTTCTTGGAGGctttgaccactggcagcagcctcagaagTTCTTCATCTGAAGCACAGTAATTgtatttcttcaggtcaaacacgtccagatctttttctgatgacagtaagatgaagaccagagctgaccactgagcaggagagagtttatCTGTGGAGAGACTTCCTGAACTCAGGGACTGTTGGATCTTCTCCACTAGAGCATgatcattcagttcattcagacagtggaacagattgaTGCTTTTCTCTGTAGAGGGAGTCTCTTCGATCTTTTTCTTGATATACTCGACCGTTACCTGATTAGTTTCTGAGCAAATACCTTTCTGTGTCAGCAGGCCTCGTAGGAGAGTCTGATTGGTCTGCAGTGAAAGTCCcaggaggaagcggaggaaCAAGTCCAGGTGTCCATTTGGACTCTGTAAAGCCTTGTCAACAGCACTCTGGTAGAGCTGCATCCCTACAGATTCAACTTTTCTTATTTCAGACTTCTGGGAGGTTGTTTGTTCTTCTGCCAGCAGGTTGACACCAGAGTTGATGAAGGTCAgatggacatgaagagcagccagaaactcctgaacgctcagatggacgaagcagaagaccttgtcctggtacagccctctctcctctttaaagatctgtgtgaacactcctgagtacactgaggctgctctgatatcgatgccacactctgtcaggtctgattcatagaagatcaggttgcctttc
This genomic interval from Micropterus dolomieu isolate WLL.071019.BEF.003 ecotype Adirondacks unplaced genomic scaffold, ASM2129224v1 contig_3393, whole genome shotgun sequence contains the following:
- the LOC123964574 gene encoding protein NLRC3-like; translated protein: AASVYSGVFTQIFKEERGLYQDKVFCFVHLSVQEFLAALHVHLTFINSGVNLLAEEQTTSQKSEIRKVESVGMQLYQSAVDKALQSPNGHLDLFLRFLLGLSLQTNQTLLRGLLTQKGICSETNQVTVEYIKKKIEETPSTEKSINLFHCLNELNDHALVEKIQQSLSSGSLSTDKLSPAQWSALVFILLSSEKDLDVFDLKKYNYCASDEELLRLLPVVKASKKAL